The Xenopus tropicalis strain Nigerian chromosome 2, UCB_Xtro_10.0, whole genome shotgun sequence genome window below encodes:
- the phactr4 gene encoding phosphatase and actin regulator 4, protein MPSAPSTPPSKRKSKFAGFGKFFKPWKWRKRKSSDSFRETSEVLERKISMRKPREELVKRGLLVEVPEEDVSIPSESPPLRNGHMSVEHANPPEDIGGLKRKTRQDSTGSRPKSGETTVQPRATAEVAPVEPCTATEVASVQPHATAEVAPIQPLATAEVSPVQHCATAEVAPVQPRPVSEVASVQPCPVSEVVPVHPRHLSEKNSEKYRPMSEVAPGASRPTSEVAPLQKVSRDFSKQPLLPPKRPLSSSSSVTQESVLGGQKPDPSTRQQSSVPVPTPRTIHPLPFSKQPPVPPPKPQNRSSNPLMAELSLALGGSTLSPAGSRPSPPIPPKRVVVPSTDAVNNKEKALRPASLPPIPANEISIPSPPSPPISSHIPVSNPPVPMLTLAPPNTEVEKEQSASPLPLHIRIQQALNSPQPLPLLDSSQRAQSLLFMQNEVPSEEGTRVRSLPVTIELLKVPDDDDDDNSLEDESLSPESSESHPSRVYIGDVPSVTVIPNYLPTCVQEEEEEEEEGVSDTDSEGPVLYREDDEEEEEEETSSLANKVKRKDTLAMKLSGRMGPHDSNPEFPQRSREEWNQIRQQIGSQLNRRLSQRPSAEELEQRNILQKNEADRLAEKKEIKRRLTRKLSQRPTVAELVERKILRFNEYVEVTDAHDYDRRADKPWTRLTPADKAAIRKELNEFKSTEMAVHEESKHFTRFHRP, encoded by the exons ATGCCTTCTGCTCCATCAACACCTCCCAGCAAGAGAAAGAGCAAGTTTGCTGGCTTTGGGAAATTTTTTAAACCCTGGAAGTGGAGAAAGCGAAAAAGCAGTGATTCCTTCCGAGAGACATCAGAGG TCCTAGAGCGGAAAATCTCTATGAGGAAGCCCCGTGAAGAGCTTGTAAAAAGAGGTTTACTTGTGGAGGTCCCAGAGGAAG ATGTTAGTATACCATCGGAGTCACCCCCACTGAGGAATGGTCACATGAGTGTAGAACATGCTAACCCACCGGAGGACATTGGAGGGTTAAAAAGGAAGACCCGACAAG ACTCAACTGGATCCCGCCCAAAATCTGGAGAGACTACTGTGCAACCCCGTGCTACTGCTGAAGTGGCCCCCGTGGAACCTTGTACTGCTACGGAAGTGGCCTCTGTGCAGCCCCATGCTACTGCAGAAGTTGCCCCCATTCAACCCCTTGCtactgcagaagtttcccctgtGCAACACTGTGCTACTGCAGAAGTGGCCCCTGTGCAACCACGTCCTGTCTCTGAAGTAGCCTCAGTGCAGCCATGCCCTGTCTCTGAAGTGGTTCCTGTGCATCCCCGCCATCTGTCTGAAAAGAACTCTGAAAAGTATCGCCCTATGTCTGAAGTGGCCCCTGGTGCTTCCCGTCCGACCTCTGAGGTTGCCCCTCTGCAGAAAGTGTCCAGAGATTTCTCAAAGCAACCCCTTTTACCCCCAAAGAGACCACTTTCCAGCTCCTCTTCAGTTACTCAGGAATCTGTGTTGGGAGGACAAAAACCTGATCCTAGCACCCGACAGCAGAGCTCGGTCCCTGTTCCCACACCAAGGACCATTCACCCCCTTCCATTTTCTAAACAACCACCTGTTCCACCTCCTAAACCTCAGAACCGTAGCAGCAATCCATTAATGG CTGAGTTGAGCTTGGCACTTGGTGGGAGCACATTATCACCTGCTGGCTCTCGTCCTTCCCCACCTATTCCGCCAAAGCGTGTGGTGGTTCCTTCCACAGATGCTgtaaacaacaaagaaaaagcccTTCGCCCTGCCTCTCTTCCTCCTATACCAGCAAATGAAATTTCCATACCATCTCCTCCATCTCCACCAATTTCCTCTCACATTCCAGTGTCTAATCCCCCAGTTCCCATGCTTACGCTTGCACCACCTAATACAGAGGTGGAGAAAGAGCAATCTGCATCCCCTTTACCCCTTCACATCCGCATTCAACAGGCACTGAACAGCCCCCAGCCGCTGCCATTGCTGGATAGTAGCCAGCGAGCGCAGTCCCTGCTTTTTATGCAAAATGAAGTGCCTTCTGAAGAAGGAACAAGAGTGAGGTCTCTTCCTGTTACTATTGAGCTACTCAAAGT gcctgatgatgatgatgatgataatagcCTGGAAGATGAAAGCTTATCTCCAGAATCTTCTGAAAGTCATCCATCAAGGGTTTACATTGGGGATGTACCTTCAGTGACAGTAATACCAAACTATTTACCAACATGTgtacaggaagaggaggaggaagaagaagagggaGTAAGTGACACTGATTCAGAGGGACCAGTGCTCTACAGAGAAgatgatgaggaggaggaggaagaggaaacAA GTTCCTTAGCCAATAAAGTGAAGAGGAAAGATACACTGGCCATGAAACTAAGTGGACGGATGGGACCCCATGATTCCAACCCTGAGTTTCCTCAGCGAAGCCGGGAAGAGTGGAACCAGATCAGACAGCAGATTGGCTCCCAGCTGAACAGAAGATTGAGTCAGAGACCTAGTGCTGAAGAACTGGAGCAGAGAAACATCCTAC aaaaaaatgaagcagacCGTCtggcagagaaaaaggagattaaGAGACGCCTAACACGCAAG CTCAGTCAAAGGCCAACGGTTGCAGAGCTGGTGGAAAGAAAGATACTTCGTTTTAATGAGTATGTGGAGGTAACTGATGCTCATGACTATGATAGAAGAGCAGACAAACCTTGGACCAGACTAACCCCTGCTGATAAG GCTGCAATTCGCAAGGAGCTAAATGAGTTCAAGAGCACAGAGATGGCTGTTCATGAGGAAAGCAAGCATTTCACACG GTTCCATCGACCTTAG